Proteins encoded within one genomic window of Glycine soja cultivar W05 chromosome 1, ASM419377v2, whole genome shotgun sequence:
- the LOC114420034 gene encoding B-box zinc finger protein 18-like, producing the protein MRTLCDACESAAAIVFCAADEAALCRACDEKVHMCNKLASRHVRVGLASPSDVPRCDICENAPAFFYCETDGSSLCLQCDMIVHVGGKRTHGRYLLFRQRVEFPGDKSSHAENPASQPLEPGEAKRGQNPLPKLKMGEKQQNHKMPMVPTPGPDADGHAKMESKMIDLNMKPNRIHEQASNNQP; encoded by the exons ATGCGAACGCTTTGTGATGCTTGTGAGAGCGCCGCGGCTATAGTTTTCTGCGCCGCTGATGAGGCTGCACTTTGTCGTGCCTGTGATGAGAAG GTTCACATGTGCAACAAGCTAGCTAGTAGGCATGTGAGGGTTGGTCTTGCTAGTCCAAGTGATGTACCACGGTGTGACATATGTGAGAATGCACCTG CTTTCTTCTATTGCGAGACAGATGGAAGTTCCCTTTGTTTGCAGTGTGATATGATTGTTCATGTTGGAGGTAAAAGAACGCATGGAAGATATCTTCTGTTCAGGCAAAGAGTTGAG TTTCCAGGAGATAAATCTAGTCATGCTGAAAATCCGGCTTCACAACCATTGGAACCAGGTGAGGCTAAAAGAGGACAAAATCCACTTCCCAAACTAAAAATGGGAGAGAAGCAACAAAATCACAAGATGCCTATGGTTCCAACGCCAGGACCTGATGCTGATGGGCATGCCAAGATGGAAAGTAAAATGATTGATTTGAACATGAAGCCTAATAGAATACATGAACAAGCATCAAATAATCAG CCATAA
- the LOC114420045 gene encoding UPF0183 protein At3g51130 isoform X1 has product MLQRPRRRCEGTAMGAIVLDLRPGLGIGPFSLGMPICEAFAQIEQQPNLYDVVHVKYFDEEPLKLDIVISFPDHGFHLRFDPWSQRLRLIEIFDVKRLQMRYSTSLIGGPSTLATFVAVYALFGPTYPGIFDKDRGIYTLFYPGLSFAFPIPSQFTDCCHDGGVELPLEFPDGTTPVTCRVSIYDSSSGKKVGVGALMDKASAPPLPAGSIYMEEVHVKLGEELYFTVGSQHIPFGASPQDVWSELGRPCGIHQKQVDQMVIHSASDFRPRTTLCGDYFYNYFTRGLDILFDGQTHKIKKFVLHTNFPGHADFNSYIKCNFVIHGSDSVGGSFQEVNNSKQRVITPSTKWEQVKEILGDCGRAAIQTQGSASNPFGSTLVYGYQNIAFEVMKNGYIATITLFQS; this is encoded by the exons ATGTTGCAGAGACCTAGACGCCGTTGCGAGGGCACTGCCATGGGCGCCATCGTTCTCGATCTCCGTCCCGGTCTCGGAATCGGACCCTTCTCCCTCG GGATGCCTATATGTGAAGCATTTGCTCAGATAGAGCAGCAACCCAACTTATACGATGTGGTGCATGTGAAGTATTTTGATGAG GAACCCCTGAAGTTGGATATTGTTATTAGCTTTCCTGATCATGGATTCCATCTTCGTTTCGATCCGTGGTCGCag AGACTGCGGcttattgaaatatttgatgTAAAGCGACTTCAGATGCGCTATTCTACTTCCTTGATTGG gGGACCATCAACTTTAGCTACTTTTGTTGCTGTATATGCACTGTTTGGGCCCACATATCCTGGAATTTTTGACAAGGATAGAGGCATTTACACCCTATTCTATCCG GGGCTTTCCTTTGCATTTCCTATTCCAAGTCAATTTACAGATTGCTGTCATGATGGGGGAG TGGAATTGCCATTGGAGTTTCCTGATGGGACCACCCCAGTTACATGTCGTGTTTCTATATATGATAGCTCCTCTGGTAAGAAGGTTGGTGTGGGGGCCTTAATGGATAAGGCTTCTGCTCCTCCATTACCTGCTGGCAGCATTTACATGGAAGAGGTCCATGTGAAG CTGGGGGAAGAATTGTATTTCACTGTTGGCTCTCAACACATTCCTTTTGGTGCATCTCCACAG GATGTCTGGTCTGAGCTTGGACGTCCCTGTGGCATTCATCAAAAGCAG GTTGATCAAATGGTTATTCATTCTGCTTCAGATTTTCGGCCACGGACAACTCTCTGTGGTGattacttttataattattttactcgTGGTCTGGACATCTTATTTGATGGACAG ACTCACAAAATCAAGAAGTTTGTGTTACACACCAACTTCCCTGGTCATGCTGATTTCAATTCTTACATTAAGTGTAACTTTGTTATCCATGGCTCAGATT CAGTAGGAGGATCTTTCCAGGAAGTAAATAATAGCAAACAGAGGGTTATTACACCTAGCACCAAATGGGAACAAGTTAAG GAAATACTTGGGGATTGTGGGCGAGCTGCCATCCAAACACAAGGCTCGGCAAGTAACCCCTTTGGTTCTACTCTTGTATATGGTTATCAAAATATTGCCTTTGAG GTCATGAAGAATGGTTATATTGCAACAATAACTCTCTTCCAATCATGA
- the LOC114420045 gene encoding UPF0183 protein At3g51130 isoform X2, giving the protein MLQRPRRRCEGTAMGAIVLDLRPGLGIGPFSLGMPICEAFAQIEQQPNLYDVVHVKYFDEEPLKLDIVISFPDHGFHLRFDPWSQRLRLIEIFDVKRLQMRYSTSLIGGPSTLATFVAVYALFGPTYPGIFDKDRGIYTLFYPGLSFAFPIPSQFTDCCHDGGVELPLEFPDGTTPVTCRVSIYDSSSGKKVGVGALMDKASAPPLPAGSIYMEEVHVKLGEELYFTVGSQHIPFGASPQDVWSELGRPCGIHQKQVDQMVIHSASDFRPRTTLCGDYFYNYFTRGLDILFDGQTHKIKKFVLHTNFPGHADFNSYIKCNFVIHGSDLGGSFQEVNNSKQRVITPSTKWEQVKEILGDCGRAAIQTQGSASNPFGSTLVYGYQNIAFEVMKNGYIATITLFQS; this is encoded by the exons ATGTTGCAGAGACCTAGACGCCGTTGCGAGGGCACTGCCATGGGCGCCATCGTTCTCGATCTCCGTCCCGGTCTCGGAATCGGACCCTTCTCCCTCG GGATGCCTATATGTGAAGCATTTGCTCAGATAGAGCAGCAACCCAACTTATACGATGTGGTGCATGTGAAGTATTTTGATGAG GAACCCCTGAAGTTGGATATTGTTATTAGCTTTCCTGATCATGGATTCCATCTTCGTTTCGATCCGTGGTCGCag AGACTGCGGcttattgaaatatttgatgTAAAGCGACTTCAGATGCGCTATTCTACTTCCTTGATTGG gGGACCATCAACTTTAGCTACTTTTGTTGCTGTATATGCACTGTTTGGGCCCACATATCCTGGAATTTTTGACAAGGATAGAGGCATTTACACCCTATTCTATCCG GGGCTTTCCTTTGCATTTCCTATTCCAAGTCAATTTACAGATTGCTGTCATGATGGGGGAG TGGAATTGCCATTGGAGTTTCCTGATGGGACCACCCCAGTTACATGTCGTGTTTCTATATATGATAGCTCCTCTGGTAAGAAGGTTGGTGTGGGGGCCTTAATGGATAAGGCTTCTGCTCCTCCATTACCTGCTGGCAGCATTTACATGGAAGAGGTCCATGTGAAG CTGGGGGAAGAATTGTATTTCACTGTTGGCTCTCAACACATTCCTTTTGGTGCATCTCCACAG GATGTCTGGTCTGAGCTTGGACGTCCCTGTGGCATTCATCAAAAGCAG GTTGATCAAATGGTTATTCATTCTGCTTCAGATTTTCGGCCACGGACAACTCTCTGTGGTGattacttttataattattttactcgTGGTCTGGACATCTTATTTGATGGACAG ACTCACAAAATCAAGAAGTTTGTGTTACACACCAACTTCCCTGGTCATGCTGATTTCAATTCTTACATTAAGTGTAACTTTGTTATCCATGGCTCAGATT TAGGAGGATCTTTCCAGGAAGTAAATAATAGCAAACAGAGGGTTATTACACCTAGCACCAAATGGGAACAAGTTAAG GAAATACTTGGGGATTGTGGGCGAGCTGCCATCCAAACACAAGGCTCGGCAAGTAACCCCTTTGGTTCTACTCTTGTATATGGTTATCAAAATATTGCCTTTGAG GTCATGAAGAATGGTTATATTGCAACAATAACTCTCTTCCAATCATGA
- the LOC114420045 gene encoding UPF0183 protein At3g51130 isoform X3, which produces MGAIVLDLRPGLGIGPFSLGMPICEAFAQIEQQPNLYDVVHVKYFDEEPLKLDIVISFPDHGFHLRFDPWSQRLRLIEIFDVKRLQMRYSTSLIGGPSTLATFVAVYALFGPTYPGIFDKDRGIYTLFYPGLSFAFPIPSQFTDCCHDGGVELPLEFPDGTTPVTCRVSIYDSSSGKKVGVGALMDKASAPPLPAGSIYMEEVHVKLGEELYFTVGSQHIPFGASPQDVWSELGRPCGIHQKQVDQMVIHSASDFRPRTTLCGDYFYNYFTRGLDILFDGQTHKIKKFVLHTNFPGHADFNSYIKCNFVIHGSDSVGGSFQEVNNSKQRVITPSTKWEQVKEILGDCGRAAIQTQGSASNPFGSTLVYGYQNIAFEVMKNGYIATITLFQS; this is translated from the exons ATGGGCGCCATCGTTCTCGATCTCCGTCCCGGTCTCGGAATCGGACCCTTCTCCCTCG GGATGCCTATATGTGAAGCATTTGCTCAGATAGAGCAGCAACCCAACTTATACGATGTGGTGCATGTGAAGTATTTTGATGAG GAACCCCTGAAGTTGGATATTGTTATTAGCTTTCCTGATCATGGATTCCATCTTCGTTTCGATCCGTGGTCGCag AGACTGCGGcttattgaaatatttgatgTAAAGCGACTTCAGATGCGCTATTCTACTTCCTTGATTGG gGGACCATCAACTTTAGCTACTTTTGTTGCTGTATATGCACTGTTTGGGCCCACATATCCTGGAATTTTTGACAAGGATAGAGGCATTTACACCCTATTCTATCCG GGGCTTTCCTTTGCATTTCCTATTCCAAGTCAATTTACAGATTGCTGTCATGATGGGGGAG TGGAATTGCCATTGGAGTTTCCTGATGGGACCACCCCAGTTACATGTCGTGTTTCTATATATGATAGCTCCTCTGGTAAGAAGGTTGGTGTGGGGGCCTTAATGGATAAGGCTTCTGCTCCTCCATTACCTGCTGGCAGCATTTACATGGAAGAGGTCCATGTGAAG CTGGGGGAAGAATTGTATTTCACTGTTGGCTCTCAACACATTCCTTTTGGTGCATCTCCACAG GATGTCTGGTCTGAGCTTGGACGTCCCTGTGGCATTCATCAAAAGCAG GTTGATCAAATGGTTATTCATTCTGCTTCAGATTTTCGGCCACGGACAACTCTCTGTGGTGattacttttataattattttactcgTGGTCTGGACATCTTATTTGATGGACAG ACTCACAAAATCAAGAAGTTTGTGTTACACACCAACTTCCCTGGTCATGCTGATTTCAATTCTTACATTAAGTGTAACTTTGTTATCCATGGCTCAGATT CAGTAGGAGGATCTTTCCAGGAAGTAAATAATAGCAAACAGAGGGTTATTACACCTAGCACCAAATGGGAACAAGTTAAG GAAATACTTGGGGATTGTGGGCGAGCTGCCATCCAAACACAAGGCTCGGCAAGTAACCCCTTTGGTTCTACTCTTGTATATGGTTATCAAAATATTGCCTTTGAG GTCATGAAGAATGGTTATATTGCAACAATAACTCTCTTCCAATCATGA